The Sphingomonas crocodyli genome contains the following window.
TGGACCTCGCCGAGCATCTCGACGGGACGACCGCTGAGCCTTTCGATGCGGGCGTTGAGGCCGTGCTTGAGAACGAGGGCAGGGACTTTGCCAAGTCAGTCCTGTTTCAGGATGACGTGGAGTGGCGAGGTGCGCATGCGCTGGCAGCAATGGGTGAAGTCCCCATCGTCGGCACCATCGTATTGCCGTTCATTCGGACGCCCTTGCGCATCCTTGAGCGGTCCCTCGTCGACTTCACGCCCCTCGGCCTCCTCAAGAACACCGTGAGGGAAGCGTGGGCATCCGGCGACACTACCCTTCGGGGTGAGATCGCCGCTCGCTACACGCTCGCCACCAGCATGATGCTGATGGGGATCTACTTCACCACGACCCAAGACATCGTCGGGTACAACGGAGGTATCCGCAACTCGGCCCGTCTGACCCGCCCCAGCTACAGCATCCGCATCGGCGGTGATGTCTGGGAGTTCAACCGAGCTGATCCCCTCGGGACCGTTCTGGGTCTCTCGGCCGACTTTGTCGAAAGCCTGCGGCACACCTCTGACAGCGACGACGGGCTCCCCGAGCGCGTCTTCGAGGCGGGCATGTGGGCGGTCTTCAAGAGCATCCTCTCGAAGAGCTGGCTGCAGAGCATGTCGCCGCTGATCGAGACGATGGCGGCCACCAATGAGGCGGCGTTCGGGACCAAGCTGGATCGACTGGCGGCAGGCATGGGACAGCGTTTCGTTCCTGGCTCCGGCGTGCAGCGTCAGTTCGACAAGGCCATCAACGGCGAAGTTCGGGAGGCCCAAGGGCTGATCGAAGGTTGGCTGAAGGGGTCTTGGGGCTCCGCCACCTTGCCGGTGAAGCGCGACCCGCTCCTCGGGCGTCCCCTCGACATGCTGCCCGGCGAACGCATGTTCGGCGTGCGCGCTGGCCCTGAGGTGGACGACGTGTTGGAGCGCGAACTGGCAGACCTGTACTTCGACTTGCCTGCTGCCTCGCGCAAGCAGCGCGGGGTAGAGATGACCTCGGCACAGTACAGCCGATGGCTCGAACTGAAGGGGCAGGTCGTCACGGACGCCTCTGGTCTGACGGCTGAAGGCAAGCTGACGGCTCTCGTCGGCCTCCCCGAGTGGGCGACCGCTGGACGCGAGCAGAAGCTCGACGCCGTTCGGAATGCCGTTCGGGGTTACGCCCGCCTCGCGACTGAGCAGCTCATCCAAGAGGACAAGAAGTTCGCCTTCGATGTCCTCAAGGCCCGCAACCGCGACCTCTTCCTCGGCCAGAGCCGAACCGTGGAGGAAGCGGATGCGGAGACGCTTCGCTTCGCGAAGGAGCTGGGGATTACCGTGGGGGAACCTGCGGGGAACTGAAGGATGGGGTAGGTGCCGGTGGTGCCTGCCCCACCTCGAACTATGCCGCTCCGTCAAAAAATTGCCCTGAATGGTCTCTCCTTGCGGGGTTTCGGATCACGCTAAGGGTTTGAGCTGGCAGACCTATTTGGCTCCTTTGGCACGGTTGATTTAGCATCGTGCCCCAGTGCATCTTCCGGATCATCGGGAGGGCCAATGGAAGACAAGTTGGGGGCACAGCCGGGCTTGGCTGGCGAGCTGAAGGCGTTGGGTCGATGGAGCCTGTGCTGCACTTATATGGCTCGTCAAAGTCCCTCCCGGCTGGCCATGTCCCAAATGGCGTTCTTCGCGGCTGCTGCGCTTTGCGACTTAGCGAAGAAACCGCAAACCATGACGGAACTCTTGGAGATGGTTGGGGACGTCAGCGGGGGATCGCTGAAGGAAACCTATGCCGTCTTTCTTCCTCCGAGCGCGAAGCGGCCCGGAGGGCTTGGGTGGCTTGTTAGGCGCTCTTGCCCCTTCGACGGACGCCGCAAGCTATTATGTCTGAGTTACAGGGGGCGGCAGGTGATTGAGGGTGTGCCGAAGTTCCTGAAGGCGATCTAGCCAGCCGGAGGCTCCCGTCACTTTTGCTGCAAAAATCCGAAGCGGCATATGGGAGAGACGATCACGGCCCTTCCCCCCGTGGGGGTGTGGGTGCACCGCTCGGCCCTCGAAATCCGTTGGGAAATCCTACTGCAATCGGCGGCGGCCCGGCGGGCTAGGCCCTCCATGAAAAGAGGGGCAGGGGCTTCGCAAGGGCGGGCGTATTCAATGGGTATAGTCGAGGGCAACGCAGGTCAGCTACGTTTTTATGGTAGCCTAAGGGTTGACATCGAAAATACGCTACGCCATCTAGTCATGGTCTAGACCCAATGGCTACGATGGCTGGCGGGTGTAGGTTCAATGTTAAGGGGATCACCGCTCATGCTGCAGTTTACGACATCGACCCAGATCACCGACGCCTACCCCGACCTGATCGCAGAAGGTGTCCGCGCCCGCTTCGCCAAGGTGGTCTGGGGTGACTGGCCTACCGATTTCTGCGAGGCCCAGCGGGAGGCGTTCGCTCAGTGGGAGCGTCTACGTAGCCGCGAGTTGGCAACCGAAGAGAAGGCCGAAGGCCGTCGCCGTCGCAGCCCCAGCATTCACAAGAAGCAGCTTCGCGCAGCCCGCCGAAAGGACGCTGCGGCGCACGGGTTCGTACTTACCGATGTCATCGGGCAAGCCTGATGCGTGTCGGCTACGCACGTGTCTCCTCAGTCGGGCAATCGCTTGACGTTCAGGAGGCCCTCCTCCGCGAAGCCGGGTGCGAGGAGGTATTTGCGGAGAAGAAGTCGGGCACGACGACGGAGGGGCGGGAGGCGCTGGAGCAGGCGATTAACTTCGTCCGCTCCGGCGACACTCTCGTCGTTACCCGCCTAGACCGGCTCGCCCGTTCAGGCTCTGACCTCTATGCCATCGTGGATCGCTTGAGCGCGAAGGGCGTGTTCTTTCAGTGCATCCAGCAGGGCGCCGTCGACACGACGTCCAGCATGGGAAAACTTGTCCTGGGCATCTTGGGCGCGGTTGCTGAATTTGAGACTGCGCTACGCAAGGAACGTCAGCGGGATGGCATTGATAAGGCCATGACCGCCAACCCCGAGAAGTATCGTGGCCGTCCTGCAAAGTTGGACAGGGCGGCGATCCTGCGCCTTTCAGGCGAGGGCATGAAACCGGCGGATATTGCTCGCGAAGTCGGCTGCAATCGCGTGACCGTCCACAAGGTGCTTAGGGCAGAGCGGGAGAAGGCCGAACCCGCCTAACGCTCCCAGATCACCACAGGACACCTCAAGCGGACCTCGGGACACCCTCGGGGTCCGTTTCTGTTTCTGCTGGCCTGCGGTTCGGCGGATCTGCCCGGCCTTCGATTGGGCCATCAGTCAGCGCGCGGGTGTCTACGGCCCTGCTTCGTTTGAAAATCACTGCTTCATTTCAAGGAGACACTAATGACCTACATTCCACGCTTTACTCGCGTCTATCACCCCGAATTAGCTGCTAAGATGGAAGCCCGCGTAACTCTGGACACCGTCAGCGGCTGCTGGAACTGGACGAAAGGCGTCAACTCCGATGGGTACGGATACGGCCTCTATTTTGAGGGGAAGCAGCATCGTGCGCACCGGTGCGCTTACCTCGTATCAATGGGTGACCTGCCGCCCACCGAGTTCCCTATCCGCCATCTTTGCAGCAACCCCGCGTGCTGTCGTCCAGACCATCTTGCCGTAGGGACGCACGCCGAGAATGCTGACGACACGATTAAGGCAGGCCGTCGACGGTCTTGCCGCACGCCGTTCGCGCAACGTCGAGAGCGCGCAGCAGCAATGCGGCAACTGGGCGGCAGAATCGAAGAGATTGCTGCGCGCTTTAATGTGTCGCAGTCGACGGCTCGCCGCGCCGTCAGAGGCCAGACATGGGCACAGCTGCCGGGGGCTCGGGACGCCAAGCCTAACGGGGAGCACAAGCGAAAGCTGACCAAGGAAGACGTTCGGGCGATCCGCGCTAGTACGGAAACGAACAAGGAGCTGGCCACGCGGTATGGCGTGACTGCTGCGGCGATTCATGCCGTCGTCGCGAGGAAATCTTGGCGGCATGTCGACTAAGGCTACCTCGTTGGGGATCGGCTCAGCCGCACTCCTGCGCCTTCGCAACCGCGATGCTGTGAACGGCGACCTCAGTGCCTCCTGCAGTCCTCCTAAGCTCAATCGCGCGGGGTTCGTTGAAGCCACCCGTGAAATAGACGAGGCTCTCGTCGGGGCGGTCTGGGGTTCGATACACGAACACGGAATCGCGCCAGTCTCGCAGCAGCAAGCACCGCTCGACCTCAAAGAGCGGTTTGGGGGTGCTGAAGGTGCCGTCTGGCTTCTCCCGCAGCAGGTTGCCCAGATCGTAGGCGTGGGCCGACGAACACCAAGCTAACATGAGGACT
Protein-coding sequences here:
- a CDS encoding HNH endonuclease codes for the protein MTYIPRFTRVYHPELAAKMEARVTLDTVSGCWNWTKGVNSDGYGYGLYFEGKQHRAHRCAYLVSMGDLPPTEFPIRHLCSNPACCRPDHLAVGTHAENADDTIKAGRRRSCRTPFAQRRERAAAMRQLGGRIEEIAARFNVSQSTARRAVRGQTWAQLPGARDAKPNGEHKRKLTKEDVRAIRASTETNKELATRYGVTAAAIHAVVARKSWRHVD
- a CDS encoding recombinase family protein, which gives rise to MRVGYARVSSVGQSLDVQEALLREAGCEEVFAEKKSGTTTEGREALEQAINFVRSGDTLVVTRLDRLARSGSDLYAIVDRLSAKGVFFQCIQQGAVDTTSSMGKLVLGILGAVAEFETALRKERQRDGIDKAMTANPEKYRGRPAKLDRAAILRLSGEGMKPADIAREVGCNRVTVHKVLRAEREKAEPA